The DNA window TGCAGGCGGATCTTGACTGGCTCGAACGGTGCCAGGAGGATCTGGCATGACCTCCGTCGTGAAAACGGTCAATCTGGTCAAAATCTACCAGGACGGCGCCCTTCCCGTCCCTGCCGTGCGCGGCGTGGACCTCCAGGTCGAGCCGGGCGAGTTCGTGGCCGTCATGGGCCCCTCCGGGTCCGGCAAGTCCACCCTCGTGCACCTCCTCGGCGGCCTCGACACCAGGACGAGCGGCGAGATCTGGCTCGACGGCAAGCGCGTCGACACGCTCTCCGAGAGCGCCTGGGCGCTGCTGCGGCGCAAGCGCGTCGGCTTCGTCTTCCAGTTCTTCAACCTGGTCGCCAACATGACCGTCGGCGACAACGTCGAGCTGCCCGCGCTGCTCGCCGGAGCCTCGCCCAAGGTGGCCCGCGAGCGCCGCGAGAGCCTGCTCGCCGCGCTCAACCTCGCCGACCGCGCCGACGCCGCCCCCGCCCAGCTCTCCGGCGGCGAGCAGCAGCGCGTCGCCCTGGCCAGGGCCTTGGCCAACCAGCCCGCCCTGCTGCTCGCCGACGAGCCCACCGGCAACCTCGACAGCCGCAACACCCGCGACGTGCTGCGCCTGCTCGGCACCGTGCACAAGGAGGGCCAGACCATCGTCATGGTCACCCACGACGCCCGGGTGGCCAGCCTGGCCGACCGGGTC is part of the Nonomuraea coxensis DSM 45129 genome and encodes:
- a CDS encoding ABC transporter ATP-binding protein, with amino-acid sequence MTSVVKTVNLVKIYQDGALPVPAVRGVDLQVEPGEFVAVMGPSGSGKSTLVHLLGGLDTRTSGEIWLDGKRVDTLSESAWALLRRKRVGFVFQFFNLVANMTVGDNVELPALLAGASPKVARERRESLLAALNLADRADAAPAQLSGGEQQRVALARALANQPALLLADEPTGNLDSRNTRDVLRLLGTVHKEGQTIVMVTHDARVASLADRVVSLFDGEIVDDGRIARRRTGTAGEVIDLR